TCCGTCGCCCGGACTGGCCGCGGAGATCCTGGCCCACTGCGCCCAGCAGCTGGCGGGCTACAAGCGGCCCAAGTCGCTCGACTTCATCGCCGTCATGCCGCGCGACCCCAACGGCAAGCTCTACAAGCGCCGGCTGCGTGACCCGTACTGGGAGGGCAGGGAGCGCGCGCTGTAACCGTGCACCCCGCGTGCCCGCCGCGGCTGACGGCGGCCGGTCCACCCTCCGGGGGCCGGCCGCCGGCGGTGGACTCCGCCGGGTGCCTTGACCCGGAGGGGGGTGCGGCCCAGGATCGCGCCATGACGCAAGCGCGGAGCAATACGGTCGACGGAGTCCTGCGACGCAGCGCCCGCCGGGTGCCCGGACGGACCGCGGTGCGGTACGCGGACCGGTCCTGGACCTATCGCGAGCTGGACGAGGCGGTGACCGCCGCGGCCCGGGTGCTGCTGGCGGACGGCCTGGAGCCCGGCGACCGGGTCGCCTCCTACGGGCACAACTCCGATGCGTATCTGATCGGCTTTCTGGCCTGTGCCCGCGCCGGACTGGTGCACGTTCCGGTCAACCACACCCTGACCGGCGAGGATCTGCGCTACCTCCTGGACCAGTCGGGCAGCGCGCTGGTGCTCACCGACGCCGCGCTCGCGCACCGGCTGCCGGATTCCGTACGCACCATGCCCCTCTACGGGGCGCCCGGCGGGCTGCTGGAGCGGCTCGCGGCCCGGGAAGCGCCCGCGGGCACCGGGCCGGGGCCGGCGGGGCCCGGCGCCGCGGACCTGGTCACCGAGGTGCCCGACGACGCCCTCGTCCAGCTCCTCTACACCTCCGGAACCACCGCGCTGCCCAAGGGCGCGATGATGACGCACCGCGCCCTGGTGCACGAGTACACCAGCGCCGTCGTCGCCCTCGACCTGAAGGAGACGGACCGGCCGGTGCACTCGCTGCCGCTCTACCACTCCGCGCAGATGCATGTGTTCCTGCTGCCCTATCTGGCGGTGGGCGCGGAGAACACCATCCTGGACGGGCCCGACCCGGGCCGGATCTTCGACCTGGTGGAAGCGGGCCTGGCCGACAGCCTGTTCGCCCCGCCGACCGTGTGGATCGCGCTGGCGAACCACCCCGATTTCACCGTCCGGGAGCTGAGCGGGCTGCGCAAGGCCTACTACGGGGCCTCGATCATGCCGGTTCCGGTCCTGGAGCGGCTCCGCGCCCGGCTGCCCGGCCTCGCCTTCTACAACTGCTTCGGGCAGAGCGAGATCGGGCCGCTGGCCACCGTGCTCGGCCCCGGGGAACACGAGGGCCGGATGGACTCCTGCGGGCGCCCGGTGCTGTTCGTCGAGGCACGGGTGGTGGACGAGGAGGGCCGGGAGGTACCCGACGGCACCCGGGGTGAGGTCGTCTACCGGTCACCCCAGCTGTGCACCGGCTACTGGGACAAGCCGGAGGAGACCGCCGAGGCGTTCCGGGGCGGCTGGTTCCACTCCGGTGATCTCGCCGTCCGCGACGCGGAGGGCTATTTCACGGTGGTCGACCGGGTCAAGGACGTCATCAACTCCGGTGGCGTACTGGTCGCCTCGCGCCAGGTGGAGGATGTGCTCTACGAGCATCCGCAGGTGGCCGAGGTCGCCGTCATCGGGCTGCCGGACGAGCGCTGGATCGAGGCGGTGACCGCGGTGGTCGTACGGCGCGCGGACGGCGCGGGCGGTGGCGACGAGGTGGGGGAGCGGGAGCTGATCGAGGCGGCCCGCGCGCGTCTGGCACCGTTCAAGGCGCCCAAACGGGTGATGTTCGTGGACGCGCTGCCGCGCAACGCCAGCGGCAAGGTCCTCAAGCGCGAGCTGCGGGCCCGGTTCGGCGCACCCTGAGGCGGGCCCTGAGCCGGGCCCGGCGCGGTGTGCGTGAAGGGCGGCTGTCAGTGCCCGCTGCCATGCTGAGAAATGGCGCGCACACCGCCGTGCACGTCACGATCCGTGCAACGGAGGTCCTCCATGCTGACCACCAACTATGTCCCGGGCACCCCGAACTGGCTCGACCTGGGAGCCCCCGACATCGACGCCGCCGTCTCCTTCTACTCCGCCGTGTTCGGCTGGAGCTTCCAGTCGGCCGGCCCGGATGCCGGCGGATACGGCTTCTTCCAGCTCGGCGGCGAGACGGTCGGCGCCATCGGCCCTCTGATGGACGAGGGCGCCCGCTCCGCCTGGACCGTGTACTTCCAGACCCCCGACGCGGACGCCACCGCCAAGACGGTGCAGCAGGCCGGCGGCTCGGTGCGGGTCCCGCCGATGGATGTCTTCACCGCCGGCCGGCTGGCCGCCTTCACCGACCCGACGGGCGCCGACTTCGCCGTCTGGCAGCCGGGCGACGTCCAGGGCCTGGAGCGGGTGATGGAGCCGAACACGCTGTGCTGGACGGAGCTGTACACCACCGACGCGGCCGCGGCCAAGGACTTCTACCGCTCCGTCTTCTCCTGGGACCACCAGGACATGCCGATGGGCGGCGATCTCATCTACTCGGTCGTCTCCGCACCGGGCGGCGGCGAGGGCGACGACTCGGGGCAGGGCGGCATCATGCAGCTGCCGGAGGAGAACCTGAAGGCCGGTTCGACCTCGGAGTGGCACCCGTATTTCGGTGTGACCGACTGTGACGCCACCTTCGCCGCGGCCACCGGCCAGGGCGCCACGGTACTGATCCCGCCCACCGATGCCCCTGGCGTCGGCCGGCTGGCCATGGTCAAGGACCCGGCAGGAGCCCCGTTCGCCCTGATCAAGGGGGACCCGACGATGACCTGAACGGCCCCGCCGCAAACGGCTGCGGACGGCCGGCGGCCGTCAGGCGGTGTCCCGCGGCCGGGCGTCCACAATGCGCTTGATCTTGCCGACCGAGCGCTCCAGCGTCTCCGGGTCGACGATCTCGACCGCGACCGAGACCCCGATGCCTTCCTTGACGCTGTGCGCGATCAGCCCGGCGGCTGCCGTGCGTGCCTCAGGGGTCGCATCCGGCCGGGCCTCGGCGCGCACGGTCAGCCGGTCCATCCGGCCCTCCCGGGTCAGCCTGAGCTGGAAGTGCGGGGCGACGCCGGGGGTACGCAGCACGATCTCCTCGATCTGCGCGGGGAAGAGATTGACCCCCCGCAGAATGATCATGTCGTCGCTGCGTCCGGTGATCTTCTCCATCCGGCGGAAGGCGGGGCGGGCGGTGCCGGGCAGCAGCCGGGTCAGATCCCGGGTGCGGTAGCGGACGACCGGCATCGCTTCCTTGGTGAGCGAGGTGAACACCAGCTCGCCGTGCGCACCGTCCGGCAGCACCTCGCCGGTGAGCGGATCGACCACCTCCGGGTAGAAGTGGTCCTCCCAGATGTGCAGCCCGTCCTTGGTCTCCACACACTCCTGGGCGACGCCCGGGCCCATGACCTCCGACAGGCCGTAGATGTCCACGGCGTCGATCGCGAACCGCTCCTCGATCTCGCGGCGCATCTCCTGTGTCCAGGGCTCGGCGCCGAAGACACCCACCTTCAGCGAGGTCGTCCGGGGGTCGATGCCCTGCCGCTCGAACTCGTCCAGCAGGGTGAGCATGTACGAGGGCGTGACCATGATGATCTCGGGGCGGAAGTCCTGGATGATCTGCACCTGCCGGCCGGTCATCCCGCCGGACGCCGGGACGACCGTGCAGCCGAGCCGCTCAGCGCCGTAGTGCGCGCCCAGCCCGCCGGTGAACAGGCCGTATCCGTACGCGATATGGACGGTGTGACCGGGCCGGCCGCCGGCCGCGTACAGAGAACGGGCGACCACATCCGCCCAGTGCGACAGATCGCGCTCGGTGTAGCCCACGACCGTCGGGCGGCCGGTGGTGCCGCTGGAGGCATGGATGCGGCGCACCTCCGCCTTGGGGACGGCGAACATCCCGAAGGGGTACTGGGCGCGCAGATCGTCCTTGACGGTGAACGGGAAACGGGCGAGATCGCCGAGCGAGCGGCAGTCCTGCGGATGCACCCCGGCCCGGTCGAAGGACTCCCGGTAGAACGGGATGTGGTCATAGGCATGCTGCAACGAGGCGCGCAGCCGGGTCAGTTGCAGCGCGCGCAACGCGTCCCCGGAGAGCCGTTCCACCTCGTCGAACGTCTCACTGCCCGTAGCCGCTTCCGGCATGGAGTTCACCGCCTCGGTTTCCCTACCGATCATTCGGTAGCTGCATGCTGATCCAAGTAATCAGCGCGCGGCGAACACGTCAAGGGGCGTGGCGCGGCCGGCTCGCGGGTAGCGTCCAGCGCATGAGTGACGTCCAGAAAGTGCAGGTCGGTGAGGTCCAGCTGGCATACCGGGTGTGGGGAGAGGAGGACGCGCCCCCGGCCGTGCTGCTGCACTGCCTCGGTGAGGACGGCGAGGACTGGCGCGGAGTGGTCGGCCGGCTCGCCGGCACCCACCGTGTCTTCGCCCTCGATCAGCGCGGCCACGGCCACAGCGACTGGCCGGGCGACTACGGCTCCGCGCGGTGGCGGGACGATGTGATCGGCTTCCTCCAGGCGCTCGGTCTGGAGCGGGTGACCCTCATCGGGCACTCGCTGGGCGCGCTGGCCGCCCTGCTGGTGGCCGCGGAGCGCCCGGAGCTGGTGGACCGGCTGGTGCTGGAAGAGGTGCCCCCGCCGCTGCCCGCCGACCCGCCGCAGGAGGTGCCGGAGCAGCCGGCCGGCCCGCAGCCGTTCGACTGGCAGGCCGAGGTCGCGGTGGTGGCGGAGCGCAATGCGCCCGACCCCGTGTGGTGGGAGGAGCTGGAGAAGATCACCGCGCCGACCCTGGTCATCGGCGGCGGCGAGGCCAGCCATATTCCGCAGGGACACCTCGACGAGCTGGTCGAGCGGCTCCCCGATGCCCGTCTGGTGACGGTGGAGGGCGCCGGTCATCTCGTCCACGAGGAGCGCCCCGGCGAGTTCCTCGCGGCGGTCAACTCGTTCCTGGCGCCCCGCCCGTAGCCCGCCGCGCGGTCGGCGGGCCGCGGCGCTCTCGTTCCCCCTGGGCTCGCCGCCGTACGCCACCCCGCAGTCCCGCCGGGGTGCCTGAGGTTCGAGAGAGGCCGACCGTGCAGCTGACCACCTCGCTACGGAGTGCCCTGGTCGCCGGTGCCGCCGCGACCGCCCTGTTCACCGGCGCCGCCGGGGCCGTCGCGGCACCCGTCGCCCCGTCGGCCGCGGTCGGCGCACCGGCCACCGTGCACTCCCCGTACGGTCAACTCCGGCCGCTCGCCGCACTGTCCGCGGAGCGGCTGGCCACCGGCGATCTGGTGGCCGCGGCGAAATGGGGCACCGGCGGCCCGGTCGACGACCCGGCCCGGGAGCGGGAGGTGCTGCGGGCCGTGGCGGACCAGGCCCGCGAGCTGGGGGCCGATCCGGCGGTCACGGTGCGGATCTTCCGGGACCAGATCGAGGCCAGCAAGGTCGTGCAGCGGGGGCTGCACCGTGCGTGGGAGGCGGACCCCGGCCGGGCGCCGACCGAGCGGCCCGACCTGGGTGAGGTACGGAAGGAGATCAACCGCATCAACGGCGAGCTGGTGCGGGCCATCGCCGGCTCCCCGTATGCCCGCTCGGCGCCGTACTGCGCTCCGCTGCTGACCGCGGCCGCCGTGCGGGTACGCCATGAGCGGCAACTGGACGGCCTGCACACGGGCGCACTGGCCCGCTCGCTGCGGTCGGTCTGCGGCGGAGGCTGAGGCCCCGGCCGGGCCCGGCCGACCGGATCAGGCCGTCCGCTCGCCCGCCGCCACCGCCTTCGCCCAGCGGTAGTCCGCCTTGCCGCTGGGCGAACGCCGGATGTGGTCGGTGAAGACCACGGCGCGCGGAATCTTGTAGCCCGCCAGCCGCGTCCGGCAGTGGAGCTGGATGTCCGCCAGGGCCGGCTCCGCCGCCCCGGTACGGAGCTGGACCACGGCGGCGACGCGCTGGCCCCACCGCTCGTCCGGCACCCCCGCGACCAGCGCGTCATAGACGTCCGGATGTGCCTTCAGTGCCTGCTCGACCTCCTCCGGATAGATCTTCTCGCCACCGGAGTTGATGCACTGCGAGCCCCGGCCGAGGACGGTGACGATGCCCCCCTCGTCGACGGTGGCCATATCGCCCAGCAGCACCCATCGGTCCCCGTGCGCCTCGAAGAAGGTCTCCGCGGTCTTCTTGGGGTCGTTGTAGTAGCCCAGCGGGACATGCCCGCGCAGGGCGATCCGTCCCACCTCACCGGCCGGGACCGGCTCGTAGGTGGCCGGATCCACCACTGCCGTACGGGAGTTGACCCGCAGCCGGAAGCCCTTGTCCGGGCCCGAGTCCTCGGTGGCGGTGCCGTTGAACCCGGATTCGGAGGAGCCGAAGTTGTTGAGCAGCATGACGTGCGGGGCCAGCGCGCTGAACTGGGCGCGTACGGTCTCGGAGAGGATCGCGCCGGAGCTGCTGACGCTGAACAGCGAGGAGCAGTCGGTGTCCTTGAGCGGCCCGCCGAGCGCATCGACGAGCGGGCGCAGCATCGCGTCGCCGACCAGGGAAACGCTGGTGACCCGCTCCCGTTCGACGGTCCGCAGCACCTCCTCGGGCACGTACTTGCGGTGGATGACGACCTTCTGGCCGAAGTGGAAGGCGATGAACGCGGTGAGGGTGGAGGTGCCGTGCATCAGCGGGGGAGTGGGGAAGAAGACCAGGCCGTCGCCCCCGGCCGCGACCCGCTCGGCCAGCTCCTGGGGCCGTTTGACCGGTTCACCGGTCGGTGCCCCGCCGCCCATACCGGAGAAGAAGATGTCCTCGTGGCGCCACATCACGCCCTTGGGCAGACCGGTGGTGCCGCCGGTGTAGATGACGATCCGGTCGTCGGCGGAGCGCGGGCCGAAGCCGCGTGCGGGAGAGCTGGCGGCCTCGGCGTCCGCGAGCGCGACGGGGGCGATCCGGGGCTCGGGGGCGCCGTCGGGCGGGGTGCCGACCCGTACGAGATGCCGTAGCCCGGGTGCCTGGGGGAGGGCGGCGGCCACCCGCGCGGTGAACTCCGCGTCGAAGACCAGCGCCGCCAGGTCGGCGTCCCGGTAGAGGTAGGCCAACTCCTCTTCCACGTAGCGGTAGTTGACGTTGACCGGGACGGCGCGGATCTTCAGACAGGCGTAGGCGGCCTGGAGGTATTCGATGCCGTTGTAGAGGTGCAGTCCGACGTGCCGGCCGGGGCCGATGCCGTGGTCGCTCAGGTGATGGGCCAGGCGGTTGGCCGCGCGGTCCAGCTCCGCGTACGTCAGCCGCCGCTCGGCGCCGGTCCCGGGATGGTCGACGTACACCAGCGCCTCGCGGTCGGGGACCGTGTCGACGATCGACTCGAAGAGGTCGGCAAGGTTGTACTCCACGTCTCCTCCAGACCGGGCGGGCGTCGGCTAGCGGTCATTAGAGCGCCGCAGCGAGGAGCAAGGAAGGGCCACGGACAAGAAATCTGACTGCCTGTCAGAAAAGCCTTGAAGTCGCTGTGCGGCTACTGCAACCTGTTCTCGTCGTGAGACGGGAGGACGGAACATGGGTGGTACGGAACATCTGGCGGTGGAGCGCATCGGCGCGACACTGGTGCTCACCCTCAACCGGCCGGAGGCGAAGAACGCGCTCTCGCTGCCGATGCTGGTGGGCCTGTACGACGGCTGGCTCGCCGCCGACGAGGACGACGGGATCCGCTCCATCGTCCTCACCGGCGCCGGCGGCACCTTCTGCGCCGGAATGGACCTCAAGGCCCTCGCGGGCGACGGGATGGCCGGCGAGCAGTACCGCGACCGGCTGCGCGCCGACCCGGACCTGCACTGGAAGGCGATGCTGCGGCACCACCGCCCCCGCAAACCCGTGATCGCCGCCGTCGAGGGGCACTGCGTCGCGGGCGGAACGGAGATCCTCCAGGGCACCGACATCCGGGTCGCCGGTGAGAGCGCCACCTTCGGGCTCTTCGAGGTCCGCCGCGGACTCTTCCCCATCGGCGGCTCCACCGTCCGTCTCGCCCGCCAGATCCCCCGCACCCACGCCCTGGAGATGCTGCTCACAGGGCGGCCCTACCCCGCACGCGAGGCCGAACGCATCGGCCTGATCGGCCATGTCGTGCCCGAGGGGACCGCACGCGACAAGGCCCTGGAGATCGCCGAACTGATCAACGGCTGCGGACCGCTCGCCGTCGAGGCCGTCAAGGCCTCCGTCTACGACACCGCCGAGATGACCGAGACCGACGGGCTGGCGGCCGAACTCGCCCGCGGCTGGCCGGTCTTCGACACCGCAGACGCCAAAGAGGGCTCCCGGGCCTTCGCGGAGAAGCGCCCGCCCGTCTACCGGCGGGCCTGACCCAAGGAGTCCCTATGTCCGAGGTCCTCACGGCACCCCTCGTCGTGGAGTTCCCCTTCACCCGCTCGCTCGGCCCGGTCCAGAGCGCCTTCCTCACCGGGCTGCGCGAGCGCACCGTCCTCGGCGTCACCGCGAGCGACGGCCGGGTGGTCGTCCCGCCCACCGAATACGACCCGGTCACCGCCGAGGAGATCCGCGAGCTGGTCGAGGTGGGCAGCCACGGCACCGTCACCACCTGGGCCTGGAACCCGTCCCCCCGCCGCGGGCAGCCGCTCACCACCCCCTTCGCCTGGATCCTGGTCCGGCTCGACGGCGCCGACACCGCACTGCTGCACGCGCTGGACGCACCCGGCCCCGACGCCGTACGCACCGGGATGCGGGTCCGCGTCCGCTGGGCCGCGCAGCGCACCGGCGCGATCACCGACATCGCCTGCTTCGAGCCGGACGACAGCCCCGCCGGCGCACATGAACGGGCCCCGCACAGCGGCGAGTTCGCGAACGCCGTCACCGGCATCACCACCCCCGCCCGGCTCGACTACACCTACTCGCCCGGCCGCGCCCAGTCCCGCTACATCCAGGCCCTCTCGGACCACAAGACCATCGGCGAACGCTGCCCCTCCTGCCGCAAGGTCTACGTCCCGCCCCGCGGCGCCTGCCCCACCTGCGGCCTCGCCACCGACACCCAGGTCGAGGTCGGCCCCCGCGGCACCGTCACCACCTTCTGCATCGTCAACATCAAGGCCAAGAACCTCGACATCGAGGTCCCCTACGTCTACGCCCATATCGCCCTGGACGGCGCCGACCTGGCCCTGCACGCCCGGATCGGCGGCATCCCGTACGACCGGGTCCGCATGGGGCTGCGGGTGGAACCCGTATGGACCGAGCACGGCCGCTTCCCCGACCACTACCGCCCCACCGGTGAACCCGATGCCGACTACGACAGCTACAAGGAGCTGATCTGATGCGCGAGGTCGCCATCGTCGCCTTCGGGCAGAGCGATCATGTCCGCGACAGCGCGGAGACCTCCGAGGTCGAAATGCTGATGCCGGTGCTCCACGACGTCCTGGCACAGACCGGCCTGGCGGCCCGGGACATCGGCTTCACCTGCTCCGGCTCCTCCGACTACCTCGCCGGCCGCGCCTTCTCCTTCACCATGGCCCTGGACGGCGTCGGCGCCTGGCCGCCGATCTCCGAATCCCATGTCGAGATGGACGGCGCCTGGGCGCTGTACGAGGCTTGGGTGAAGCTGCTCACCGGCGAGGCGGAGACCGCGCTGGTCTACGCGTACGGCAAGTCCTCGCCGGGCGATGTCCGCGAGGTCCTCACCCGCCAGCTCGACCCCTACTACGTCGCCCCGCTGTGGCCCGACTCGGTCGCGCTCGCCGCCCTCCAGGCCCAGGCCCTGATCGACGCGGAGCTGACCGACGAGCGGGAACTGGCCGGGATCGCGGCCCGCAGCCGCGCGGACGCCGAGACCAACCCGCACGCCCAGCTGCGCGGTGCCGTGCCCGCCGGCGAGCACCTCGTCGCCCCGCTGCGTACCAGCGACTGCCCGCCCATCGGCGACGGCGCGGCCGCCGTCGTCCTCGCCGCCGGCGACACCGCCCGCCGGCTGACCGACCGCCCCGCCTGGATCCGCGGCCTCGATCACCGCATCGAGGCACACAGCCTGGGCGTCCGCGACCTCACCGACTCCCCGTCCACCCGCCTCGCCGCCGAGCGCGCCGGAGCCTTCGAACGGCCCGTGGACACCGCCGAGTTGCACGCCCCCTTCACCTCCCAGGAAGTCGTGCTGCGCCGCGCCCTGAAGCTCGACGCGCCGGACTGCACGGTCCGGATCAACCCGTCCGGCGGCGCGCTCGCCGCCCACCCCGTCATGGCCGCCGGGCTGATCCGCCTGGGCGAGGCCGCCGCCCGCATCCAGAGCGGCGCCTCCGGCCGCGCCCTCGCGCACGCCACCTCGGGTCCGTGCCTGCAGCAGAACCTGGTCGCCGTCCTGGAGGGTGAGTGATGAGCAAGGAGCCCGTGGCCGTCATCGGCATCGGCCAGACCCGGCATGTCGCTGCCCGCCGGGACGTCTCCCTCGCCGGACTCGTCCGCGAGGCCGCCCGGCGCGCCCTGGACGACGCCCAGTTGACCTGGGCGGACATCGACGCCGTGGTGATCGGCAAGGCCCCCGACTTCTTCGAGGGCCTGATGATGCCCGAGCTGTACCTCGCCGACGCCCTGGGCGCCGTCGGCAAACCGATGCTGCGGGTGCACACCGCCGGCTCGGTCGGCGGCTCCACCGCCCTGGTCGCCGCCAACCTCGTCGCCGCCCGGGTCCACCGCACCGTCCTCACCCTCGCCTTCGAGAAGCAGTCCGAGTCCAACGCCATGTGGGGCCTGTCCCTGCCGGTCCCCTTCCAGCAGCCCCTGCTCGCCGGCGCCGGCGGCTTCTTCGCCCCGCACATCCGCGCGTACATGAGGCGCACCGGCGCCCCGGACACCATCGGCTCCCTCGTCGCCTACAAGGACCGCCGCAACGCCCTCAAGAACCCCTACGCCCATCTCCACGAGAAGGACCTCACCCTCGAAAAGGTCCAGGCCTCGCCGATGCTCTGGGACCCGATCCGCTACTCCGAGACCTGCCCGTCCTCCGACGGGGCCTGCGCCATGATCCTCACCGACCGCACCGGGGCCGCCCGCGCCCCGCACCCGGCGGCCTGGGTGCACGGCGGGGCGATGCGCAGCGAACCCACCCTCTTCGCCGGCAAGGACTTCGTCTCGCCGCAGGCCGGCAAGGACTGCGCCGCCGATGTCTACCGGCAGGCCGGGATCACCGATCCGCGCCGGCAGATCGACGCGGTGGAGATGTACGTCCCCTTCAGCTGGTACGAACCGATGTGGCTGGAGAACCTGGGCTTCGCCGAGGAGGGCGAGGGCTGGAAGCTCACCGAGTCCGGCGTCACCGAACTCGACGGCGCGCTCCCCGTCAATCCCTCCGGCGGGGTGCTGTCCACCAACCCGATCGGCGCCTCCGGCATGATCCGCTTCGCGGAGGCCGCCCTCCAGGTGCGCGGCCAGGCCGGCGACCACCAAGTCGACGGCGCCCGCAGGGCGTTGGGACATGCCTACGGCGGCGGCTCCCAGTTCTTCGCGATGTGGCTGGTGGGCGCCGACACACCGGCCGGCTGACCTCTGCCGGGGGCGGGCACGCCCGGCCGGTGCGCCCGCCCCCGGATCACCACTCCACCGCCTCGCCACGTCCCCTGTCCGTTCCCGGAGACAGTGGTTAGGCTGATCGCGGACGACGAACCGGGAGGTGCGGGACACGTGACCGACAGCATCACGGAGCAGCGGCTCGTGGGCGGGCCCAGGCCCGATCTCGATCTGACGCAGGCCGAGTGGCAGTCGAGCACCCAGGGCGTGGGCGGCGTCCAGATCGCCTTCGTCGAGGGCTATATCGCCATGCGCAACCGCCGCAGCCCCGAGGTCCCGGCGGTGATCTTCACCCCCGCCGAGTGGCGCGCCTTCGTCCTCGACGCGCGCGA
This genomic stretch from Streptomyces nigrescens harbors:
- a CDS encoding acyl-CoA synthetase; this translates as MTQARSNTVDGVLRRSARRVPGRTAVRYADRSWTYRELDEAVTAAARVLLADGLEPGDRVASYGHNSDAYLIGFLACARAGLVHVPVNHTLTGEDLRYLLDQSGSALVLTDAALAHRLPDSVRTMPLYGAPGGLLERLAAREAPAGTGPGPAGPGAADLVTEVPDDALVQLLYTSGTTALPKGAMMTHRALVHEYTSAVVALDLKETDRPVHSLPLYHSAQMHVFLLPYLAVGAENTILDGPDPGRIFDLVEAGLADSLFAPPTVWIALANHPDFTVRELSGLRKAYYGASIMPVPVLERLRARLPGLAFYNCFGQSEIGPLATVLGPGEHEGRMDSCGRPVLFVEARVVDEEGREVPDGTRGEVVYRSPQLCTGYWDKPEETAEAFRGGWFHSGDLAVRDAEGYFTVVDRVKDVINSGGVLVASRQVEDVLYEHPQVAEVAVIGLPDERWIEAVTAVVVRRADGAGGGDEVGERELIEAARARLAPFKAPKRVMFVDALPRNASGKVLKRELRARFGAP
- a CDS encoding VOC family protein; translation: MLTTNYVPGTPNWLDLGAPDIDAAVSFYSAVFGWSFQSAGPDAGGYGFFQLGGETVGAIGPLMDEGARSAWTVYFQTPDADATAKTVQQAGGSVRVPPMDVFTAGRLAAFTDPTGADFAVWQPGDVQGLERVMEPNTLCWTELYTTDAAAAKDFYRSVFSWDHQDMPMGGDLIYSVVSAPGGGEGDDSGQGGIMQLPEENLKAGSTSEWHPYFGVTDCDATFAAATGQGATVLIPPTDAPGVGRLAMVKDPAGAPFALIKGDPTMT
- the paaK gene encoding phenylacetate--CoA ligase PaaK: MPEAATGSETFDEVERLSGDALRALQLTRLRASLQHAYDHIPFYRESFDRAGVHPQDCRSLGDLARFPFTVKDDLRAQYPFGMFAVPKAEVRRIHASSGTTGRPTVVGYTERDLSHWADVVARSLYAAGGRPGHTVHIAYGYGLFTGGLGAHYGAERLGCTVVPASGGMTGRQVQIIQDFRPEIIMVTPSYMLTLLDEFERQGIDPRTTSLKVGVFGAEPWTQEMRREIEERFAIDAVDIYGLSEVMGPGVAQECVETKDGLHIWEDHFYPEVVDPLTGEVLPDGAHGELVFTSLTKEAMPVVRYRTRDLTRLLPGTARPAFRRMEKITGRSDDMIILRGVNLFPAQIEEIVLRTPGVAPHFQLRLTREGRMDRLTVRAEARPDATPEARTAAAGLIAHSVKEGIGVSVAVEIVDPETLERSVGKIKRIVDARPRDTA
- a CDS encoding alpha/beta fold hydrolase; protein product: MSDVQKVQVGEVQLAYRVWGEEDAPPAVLLHCLGEDGEDWRGVVGRLAGTHRVFALDQRGHGHSDWPGDYGSARWRDDVIGFLQALGLERVTLIGHSLGALAALLVAAERPELVDRLVLEEVPPPLPADPPQEVPEQPAGPQPFDWQAEVAVVAERNAPDPVWWEELEKITAPTLVIGGGEASHIPQGHLDELVERLPDARLVTVEGAGHLVHEERPGEFLAAVNSFLAPRP
- the aroQ gene encoding gamma subclass chorismate mutase AroQ, giving the protein MQLTTSLRSALVAGAAATALFTGAAGAVAAPVAPSAAVGAPATVHSPYGQLRPLAALSAERLATGDLVAAAKWGTGGPVDDPAREREVLRAVADQARELGADPAVTVRIFRDQIEASKVVQRGLHRAWEADPGRAPTERPDLGEVRKEINRINGELVRAIAGSPYARSAPYCAPLLTAAAVRVRHERQLDGLHTGALARSLRSVCGGG
- a CDS encoding acyl-CoA synthetase, coding for MEYNLADLFESIVDTVPDREALVYVDHPGTGAERRLTYAELDRAANRLAHHLSDHGIGPGRHVGLHLYNGIEYLQAAYACLKIRAVPVNVNYRYVEEELAYLYRDADLAALVFDAEFTARVAAALPQAPGLRHLVRVGTPPDGAPEPRIAPVALADAEAASSPARGFGPRSADDRIVIYTGGTTGLPKGVMWRHEDIFFSGMGGGAPTGEPVKRPQELAERVAAGGDGLVFFPTPPLMHGTSTLTAFIAFHFGQKVVIHRKYVPEEVLRTVERERVTSVSLVGDAMLRPLVDALGGPLKDTDCSSLFSVSSSGAILSETVRAQFSALAPHVMLLNNFGSSESGFNGTATEDSGPDKGFRLRVNSRTAVVDPATYEPVPAGEVGRIALRGHVPLGYYNDPKKTAETFFEAHGDRWVLLGDMATVDEGGIVTVLGRGSQCINSGGEKIYPEEVEQALKAHPDVYDALVAGVPDERWGQRVAAVVQLRTGAAEPALADIQLHCRTRLAGYKIPRAVVFTDHIRRSPSGKADYRWAKAVAAGERTA
- a CDS encoding crotonase/enoyl-CoA hydratase family protein, with the translated sequence MGGTEHLAVERIGATLVLTLNRPEAKNALSLPMLVGLYDGWLAADEDDGIRSIVLTGAGGTFCAGMDLKALAGDGMAGEQYRDRLRADPDLHWKAMLRHHRPRKPVIAAVEGHCVAGGTEILQGTDIRVAGESATFGLFEVRRGLFPIGGSTVRLARQIPRTHALEMLLTGRPYPAREAERIGLIGHVVPEGTARDKALEIAELINGCGPLAVEAVKASVYDTAEMTETDGLAAELARGWPVFDTADAKEGSRAFAEKRPPVYRRA
- a CDS encoding Zn-ribbon domain-containing OB-fold protein; this translates as MSEVLTAPLVVEFPFTRSLGPVQSAFLTGLRERTVLGVTASDGRVVVPPTEYDPVTAEEIRELVEVGSHGTVTTWAWNPSPRRGQPLTTPFAWILVRLDGADTALLHALDAPGPDAVRTGMRVRVRWAAQRTGAITDIACFEPDDSPAGAHERAPHSGEFANAVTGITTPARLDYTYSPGRAQSRYIQALSDHKTIGERCPSCRKVYVPPRGACPTCGLATDTQVEVGPRGTVTTFCIVNIKAKNLDIEVPYVYAHIALDGADLALHARIGGIPYDRVRMGLRVEPVWTEHGRFPDHYRPTGEPDADYDSYKELI
- a CDS encoding thiolase domain-containing protein, translating into MREVAIVAFGQSDHVRDSAETSEVEMLMPVLHDVLAQTGLAARDIGFTCSGSSDYLAGRAFSFTMALDGVGAWPPISESHVEMDGAWALYEAWVKLLTGEAETALVYAYGKSSPGDVREVLTRQLDPYYVAPLWPDSVALAALQAQALIDAELTDERELAGIAARSRADAETNPHAQLRGAVPAGEHLVAPLRTSDCPPIGDGAAAVVLAAGDTARRLTDRPAWIRGLDHRIEAHSLGVRDLTDSPSTRLAAERAGAFERPVDTAELHAPFTSQEVVLRRALKLDAPDCTVRINPSGGALAAHPVMAAGLIRLGEAAARIQSGASGRALAHATSGPCLQQNLVAVLEGE
- a CDS encoding thiolase domain-containing protein; this translates as MSKEPVAVIGIGQTRHVAARRDVSLAGLVREAARRALDDAQLTWADIDAVVIGKAPDFFEGLMMPELYLADALGAVGKPMLRVHTAGSVGGSTALVAANLVAARVHRTVLTLAFEKQSESNAMWGLSLPVPFQQPLLAGAGGFFAPHIRAYMRRTGAPDTIGSLVAYKDRRNALKNPYAHLHEKDLTLEKVQASPMLWDPIRYSETCPSSDGACAMILTDRTGAARAPHPAAWVHGGAMRSEPTLFAGKDFVSPQAGKDCAADVYRQAGITDPRRQIDAVEMYVPFSWYEPMWLENLGFAEEGEGWKLTESGVTELDGALPVNPSGGVLSTNPIGASGMIRFAEAALQVRGQAGDHQVDGARRALGHAYGGGSQFFAMWLVGADTPAG